From a single Cyclobacterium marinum DSM 745 genomic region:
- a CDS encoding RagB/SusD family nutrient uptake outer membrane protein translates to MKKYIKLIMISMVVFSSTLLYSCEDYLVKYPLDQPSDATFWSTESELQMAINSVYRSLYFTDRATTHVPFQFLFDFATDISWDRNLSVWQLLGQGQVTSVEPTLIFGAWSNAYVNIGNCNRLLAYMHKAENVTNADTFKRIEAEARFFRAYWYGWLINLYGDVPFTTDPLDVFDAGLPQTDKETIYHFVMEELELAGDMLPEEYPSSDRGRITKGAAWALKARLALFNNDWEIAAEASGKVMALGKYELYSNFDELFTYEGQNNSEELLTIQFSRANQLTHETPIHTRGRLTGGFATKIPTQALIDSYASIDGLSINESPLYDPKNPFENRDPRLNATCVVPGSIFLGYQFETHPDSLQVWDYNQNPPKRIDNQEVINPYATFSGYQYRKYVSSDEREFRRESELNIMLIRYAEILLIYAESHIELGQVDNTVYEAINSVRERAGIPGIEQGKSLEELRQIVRQERKVEFAYEGLRFFDIRRWEIAEDVLSGPLYGRPLGEYKSNHIPEFDENGTPVYEAYAGELRVFDTRIYNPSKDKLLPIPQRELDINSNLTQNPGY, encoded by the coding sequence ATGAAAAAATATATAAAACTTATAATGATATCAATGGTTGTTTTTAGTTCAACACTATTGTATTCTTGCGAAGATTATCTTGTTAAATATCCACTTGACCAACCATCAGATGCAACTTTTTGGAGTACAGAATCTGAACTTCAAATGGCTATTAATTCAGTTTACCGTAGTCTTTATTTTACTGATAGGGCAACCACCCACGTTCCATTTCAATTTCTATTTGACTTTGCTACTGATATTAGTTGGGATAGGAATTTAAGTGTTTGGCAACTCTTGGGTCAAGGCCAGGTTACCTCAGTAGAACCTACTTTAATTTTTGGTGCCTGGAGTAATGCCTACGTGAATATAGGAAATTGTAACAGGTTATTGGCCTATATGCACAAAGCAGAGAATGTAACAAATGCTGATACTTTTAAGAGAATTGAAGCGGAAGCAAGATTTTTCCGCGCATATTGGTACGGTTGGCTTATTAATCTATATGGAGATGTTCCGTTTACCACAGATCCCTTGGATGTGTTTGATGCTGGACTTCCTCAAACAGATAAGGAAACCATATATCATTTCGTTATGGAAGAATTAGAATTGGCAGGAGATATGCTTCCCGAAGAATATCCTTCAAGTGATAGAGGACGCATCACCAAAGGTGCAGCTTGGGCTTTAAAAGCAAGGTTGGCATTGTTTAATAATGATTGGGAAATTGCTGCTGAAGCTTCGGGAAAAGTAATGGCTTTGGGAAAATATGAGCTTTACTCAAATTTTGATGAACTGTTTACTTATGAAGGACAGAACAATTCAGAAGAATTATTAACCATACAGTTCAGTAGAGCAAACCAACTGACACATGAAACCCCAATTCATACAAGAGGAAGACTAACAGGAGGCTTTGCTACAAAAATCCCAACTCAGGCTTTAATTGATTCCTATGCCTCAATTGATGGGCTTAGCATTAATGAGTCTCCATTGTATGATCCCAAAAATCCTTTTGAAAATAGGGATCCTCGACTAAACGCTACTTGTGTTGTCCCCGGATCAATCTTTCTAGGGTATCAATTTGAAACCCATCCCGATAGTTTACAAGTATGGGATTATAATCAAAACCCACCTAAACGCATCGATAATCAGGAAGTAATCAACCCTTATGCAACCTTTTCAGGGTATCAATATAGAAAATATGTGTCGTCGGATGAAAGAGAGTTTAGAAGAGAGTCTGAGTTGAACATTATGCTAATTAGATATGCGGAGATTTTATTGATTTATGCTGAATCTCATATCGAATTAGGTCAAGTAGACAATACAGTTTATGAGGCCATCAATTCTGTAAGAGAACGAGCAGGAATACCTGGAATAGAACAAGGAAAATCTCTTGAGGAGTTGCGACAGATTGTGAGACAAGAGAGAAAAGTGGAATTTGCTTATGAAGGCTTACGCTTTTTTGATATTAGAAGATGGGAAATCGCTGAAGATGTTCTTTCAGGGCCGCTTTATGGCAGACCGCTTGGAGAATATAAGTCAAATCATATACCTGAATTTGATGAGAATGGTACCCCGGTATATGAAGCCTATGCTGGTGAGTTAAGGGTATTTGATACAAGAATCTATAATCCGAGTAAAGATAAATTACTTCCGATTCCTCAAAGGGAACTCGACATCAATTCAAATCTGACTCAAAACCCAGGGTATTAA
- a CDS encoding TolB family protein has protein sequence MKKYIIYPLIIVSFLLNYKNFPFKVSNGLPVAQILDHDIDAVPIVKVGSEGLIHRFHDTSPISPSGKYIALFRLPFQDRYPKPGEFGSVVLIDLETGEEREIAKSFGWEMQLGANVQWGKDDTQLFFNQVDTTTWESFTVRYNIETQEDKRIDGGLFMVSSNGEKLVSHNLRNSEYAQSGYGVIVPNEYRSKNFGLSSDDGIYVTDVESGKCKLIASIEEIYKNTKPSLGINNPEDFEIYCFKAMWNLQMTRIMTCVLLKPISGGKRKVAVVTMNADGSNIRTAITTTQYGKGGHHMAWLPDGDYLSMNLEVNDRKEGLEIVTVKFDGSDLQEVFTPGSGHPSFHPHGLPFIITDAYAKETTVTDGDGYVPVRLLNVRTGEETLITKVKTPDVEDSSFRLDAHPAWDRSGKFVVFNGFDGDVRSVYVADLSKLIDQEKNYQNK, from the coding sequence ATGAAAAAATATATTATCTATCCATTAATTATTGTTAGTTTCCTTTTAAACTATAAAAATTTTCCATTTAAAGTTTCTAATGGTTTACCGGTTGCACAAATTCTAGACCATGACATTGATGCTGTACCAATTGTAAAAGTAGGTAGTGAAGGCTTAATCCATAGATTTCATGATACCTCTCCAATTAGCCCATCAGGAAAATACATAGCTTTATTTCGCCTTCCTTTTCAAGATAGGTATCCAAAACCGGGGGAATTTGGATCTGTAGTTTTAATCGATCTTGAAACTGGTGAAGAGAGGGAGATAGCCAAGTCATTTGGTTGGGAAATGCAGCTTGGTGCAAATGTTCAATGGGGAAAGGATGATACCCAATTGTTTTTTAACCAAGTGGACACTACTACCTGGGAATCTTTTACCGTGCGGTATAATATAGAAACCCAAGAGGACAAGAGGATTGACGGTGGGCTATTCATGGTGTCCTCAAATGGTGAAAAATTAGTATCACATAATCTCCGAAATTCTGAGTATGCGCAATCCGGATATGGTGTTATTGTACCCAATGAATATCGTTCCAAAAATTTCGGGCTATCAAGTGACGATGGTATTTATGTTACTGATGTGGAATCAGGCAAATGTAAACTGATTGCGAGTATAGAAGAGATTTATAAAAATACTAAACCAAGTTTAGGGATAAATAATCCGGAGGATTTTGAGATATATTGTTTCAAAGCCATGTGGAATCTTCAAATGACTCGAATCATGACTTGTGTTCTTTTGAAGCCTATTTCAGGTGGCAAAAGAAAAGTAGCAGTAGTAACCATGAATGCGGATGGTTCAAATATACGAACAGCGATTACTACAACCCAATATGGTAAAGGGGGACACCATATGGCATGGTTGCCAGATGGCGATTACCTGTCAATGAACCTGGAAGTAAACGATCGTAAAGAAGGACTTGAAATAGTTACAGTTAAATTTGATGGATCAGATTTGCAGGAAGTATTTACCCCTGGATCAGGCCATCCAAGTTTTCATCCTCATGGCCTTCCATTCATTATAACAGATGCTTATGCAAAGGAAACCACGGTAACTGACGGAGATGGATATGTGCCGGTTAGACTGCTTAATGTCCGTACGGGGGAAGAAACATTGATTACTAAAGTTAAGACACCTGACGTAGAGGATAGCTCATTCCGATTGGATGCCCATCCGGCTTGGGATCGTTCAGGTAAATTTGTAGTATTCAATGGCTTTGATGGGGATGTTCGAAGTGTCTATGTTGCAGATCTTAGCAAATTAATTGATCAAGAAAAAAATTACCAAAACAAATGA
- a CDS encoding FAD-dependent oxidoreductase produces MNRRKFLNISIPATGAIMVGPGIMNLKAKSEIYRQFSGSSNFDTYDVVVNGGGFAGYFAASEAAKLGKKVLLIEKRTSPGFELFAKHKLWMEADGFEDFSPELSNLFLPEGEVAEMNNSLGTGPGNSKFEDEILLFSGSIRKGMLRNLLVSKVHVLLMTDVCGIFQDKGKVKGVLMAGKQGLQHVKCNNFIDASDQVMFSRNFFNQAYEIDRAGFVLELKNVENPQKKVLSVSRDYKVYQDQIALHRGKLSEDQAFLDFEFKVEEQSLELIEHQSRHKAALLGQNFKNIDPSLKNAEIYQHGLETSIILIDDRLPEVDFEGYFMLNGKAVTSKNIQAINEEARKMVESLPKSPRKAKASTLRIHNAEIPLDQIRFTGLDEASFSIPLEQVSFDYIALVKDKEYCQVAVAGGGTGGSFVAKGAAGKGANTIVADYFNDLGGTKTMGGVMGYYHGVTSNGFFKKQNEEAERTAFENNMSTKVGRKYYHLKEILNAGGRFIPGAIFCGALLEDQKVSGFLVCRNGKLQTINGDVTVDATGDGDIASFAGASFSQGNSRTGETQNYSQWDVKGAVSISSSPTNRDYDVLDTTKISELQRGLFLSHYEAHFYDFHPFLTVRESRLIEGMHVLNLYDVAEKTHFKDVIALASSDFDPHNVGSSEFSKCGFLLPHSNDLTVEIPYRCIVPKSLDGLLIAGRGISQTHNAMQFTRMTADILVLGYLTGQIAADLAWTNTRPRDFDVSDLQREWADLGYLPKDYDRPSNEDKRFQEDEINTRIAELSEGKREFLYECSRLPKEKAIPVLKTYYGKSEDEKAKLLLAKALAWFGESDGNVLIEEELQEMFDQEQKEGYPGGYVDNYDFIRGREKNVLEGLFWRINQNIALLAMTGSKSSIPVIRNIIENTTSGGGVVNRTNDYFNGRIDLKIIPFYNRIHNLCFYGDRIPDAQFIPGFEKLLKDENIGGFKTEDYDEVRWRVYGGLLEISIAATLARCGAKSGYLLLVSYLQDIHSNYKAFARAELRDITHQDFGVNPLKWRRFLAEKQYPRPTRNLEKTIEV; encoded by the coding sequence ATGAACAGGAGAAAATTTCTTAATATAAGCATACCGGCTACAGGAGCCATAATGGTGGGGCCGGGTATAATGAATTTGAAGGCAAAGTCTGAAATTTACCGGCAATTTTCCGGGAGCAGCAATTTTGATACTTATGATGTTGTGGTCAATGGAGGAGGATTCGCAGGATATTTCGCTGCAAGTGAAGCTGCAAAATTAGGTAAAAAGGTATTATTGATTGAAAAGAGGACAAGTCCAGGCTTCGAGCTTTTTGCAAAGCACAAATTATGGATGGAGGCTGATGGTTTTGAGGATTTCAGTCCTGAACTTTCTAATTTATTTTTGCCTGAAGGAGAAGTAGCGGAAATGAACAATTCCCTTGGGACAGGTCCCGGCAACAGTAAATTTGAGGATGAAATATTGCTGTTTTCCGGAAGTATTAGAAAAGGCATGTTGAGAAATCTCCTGGTCAGTAAGGTACATGTCCTATTGATGACAGATGTTTGCGGGATTTTTCAAGACAAAGGAAAAGTTAAAGGGGTCTTGATGGCGGGTAAGCAAGGTTTGCAACATGTGAAATGCAATAATTTTATCGATGCTTCCGATCAGGTCATGTTTAGTAGAAACTTTTTTAATCAGGCTTATGAGATTGATAGGGCCGGTTTCGTTTTAGAATTGAAAAACGTTGAAAACCCTCAGAAAAAAGTCTTGTCAGTTTCTAGGGATTATAAAGTTTATCAAGACCAAATTGCTTTACACAGAGGGAAGTTGTCTGAGGACCAGGCTTTCTTAGATTTTGAGTTCAAGGTGGAGGAGCAAAGTTTAGAATTAATAGAACATCAATCGAGACATAAAGCAGCATTGCTAGGTCAAAATTTCAAAAATATTGATCCATCCCTTAAAAATGCTGAAATTTATCAACATGGGCTAGAAACCTCAATAATTTTAATTGATGATCGTCTTCCGGAGGTTGATTTTGAAGGATATTTTATGTTGAATGGCAAAGCCGTTACTAGTAAAAATATTCAAGCCATTAATGAAGAAGCCCGTAAAATGGTTGAATCATTGCCAAAATCCCCGCGTAAAGCTAAAGCATCGACATTAAGAATTCATAATGCTGAGATTCCCCTTGATCAGATTCGATTCACAGGATTGGATGAAGCCAGCTTTTCTATTCCATTGGAGCAAGTATCCTTTGATTACATCGCTTTAGTAAAAGACAAAGAATATTGTCAGGTTGCCGTAGCGGGAGGAGGTACGGGTGGTTCTTTTGTCGCTAAGGGCGCTGCAGGTAAAGGTGCCAATACCATTGTTGCTGATTATTTTAATGATTTAGGTGGCACAAAAACCATGGGGGGAGTCATGGGGTATTACCATGGGGTAACGAGCAATGGTTTCTTTAAAAAACAAAATGAAGAAGCAGAAAGGACAGCTTTTGAGAATAACATGTCAACAAAAGTAGGCCGGAAATATTACCACCTCAAGGAAATTTTGAATGCCGGAGGTAGGTTTATTCCAGGAGCGATTTTCTGTGGTGCCCTCTTGGAAGATCAGAAAGTTTCTGGGTTCTTGGTTTGTAGAAATGGTAAACTACAAACCATCAATGGGGATGTCACCGTTGATGCCACTGGAGATGGAGACATTGCTTCTTTTGCTGGGGCTAGCTTTTCACAAGGAAACTCCCGAACGGGTGAAACACAAAATTACAGTCAGTGGGATGTTAAAGGAGCAGTTTCAATTTCTTCCTCACCCACCAATAGAGATTATGATGTGCTGGACACTACCAAAATTTCAGAATTGCAACGTGGACTCTTTCTTTCTCATTATGAAGCTCATTTTTACGATTTTCACCCTTTCCTTACTGTTAGAGAATCACGCCTTATAGAAGGGATGCATGTATTGAATCTCTATGATGTTGCTGAAAAAACTCACTTTAAGGATGTAATTGCATTGGCAAGTAGTGATTTTGACCCACATAATGTAGGAAGTTCTGAATTTTCGAAATGTGGCTTTTTATTGCCACATTCAAATGATCTAACTGTAGAAATTCCATACCGTTGTATAGTACCCAAATCACTGGATGGGCTTTTAATTGCCGGTAGGGGGATAAGCCAAACGCATAATGCCATGCAATTTACCCGCATGACTGCAGATATCCTTGTATTGGGATACCTGACAGGACAAATTGCTGCTGATCTGGCATGGACCAATACGAGACCTCGTGATTTTGATGTGAGTGATTTACAACGTGAGTGGGCCGATCTAGGGTATCTTCCAAAGGATTATGACCGACCTTCCAATGAAGATAAAAGGTTTCAAGAGGATGAAATCAACACCAGAATAGCAGAACTTTCAGAAGGAAAACGAGAGTTTTTATACGAATGCAGCAGGTTGCCTAAAGAGAAAGCAATTCCAGTATTGAAAACCTATTATGGTAAATCTGAAGATGAAAAAGCCAAACTTCTTCTGGCAAAGGCATTGGCCTGGTTTGGAGAAAGCGATGGAAACGTGCTCATAGAAGAAGAATTACAAGAAATGTTTGACCAGGAACAAAAAGAGGGCTACCCAGGTGGATATGTAGATAATTATGATTTTATAAGAGGGAGAGAAAAGAATGTTTTGGAAGGCTTGTTCTGGAGAATCAATCAAAACATTGCGCTTCTGGCAATGACAGGCAGCAAAAGTTCAATACCTGTCATTCGAAATATCATTGAAAATACCACTTCAGGGGGAGGGGTAGTCAACCGAACGAATGATTATTTTAATGGTAGAATTGATTTGAAAATTATTCCATTTTATAACCGGATTCATAACTTGTGTTTCTATGGAGACAGGATACCTGATGCGCAATTTATTCCGGGCTTTGAAAAGCTTTTAAAAGATGAAAATATTGGGGGATTCAAGACGGAAGATTATGATGAGGTAAGATGGCGGGTTTATGGTGGCTTGCTTGAAATTTCCATTGCAGCCACTCTGGCTCGTTGCGGTGCCAAGTCTGGTTATCTCCTCTTGGTTAGTTACCTACAAGATATTCATTCCAATTATAAAGCTTTTGCCAGAGCAGAACTCAGGGATATTACTCATCAGGATTTTGGTGTCAACCCTCTAAAATGGAGGAGGTTCCTTGCGGAAAAACAATATCCAAGACCCACTAGGAATTTGGAAAAAACAATTGAAGTTTAA
- a CDS encoding SusC/RagA family TonB-linked outer membrane protein, with the protein MKNLVPRHVISLVRGCTNALLIQLLTIGLLIAGETNGKSAKTDQRMDAESFEDSKFENGLSLKEIPSGLHFDFSNSEMAELPLNPENLESPWADIEVSGTVTDANGTPIPGATISVPGSAIGTATDLDGKYALSVPEGATLIFSFIGFESQRVVVSNQSVIDVILNEDLASLEEVVVVGYGTQQKSHLTGSVGSLEMDQELSSRPMVEFGQALYGKIAGVQVINSNGLPGGSSTIQIRGINSISANSSPLIVIDGIPLPNYDLNLINPSDIASIEILKDAASAAIYGSRGANGVVLVTTKSGKSGKGKVTINYSYGLQEKIDKIEVMNSAQYAQASIDAAQNGWVESGGDPNAPNTVEARGHYKYTWPEAFNNPESLPNTDWQDLIFRVAPMQRVDINVSGGNENTNYLISGGYVNQEGIVINSDYKKYSLNLKVSSKVADWAEIGGMLNVVYDHENEPYNRIVEWAVQYPQVFPVYGNNGYLGEPSTTSGYENYGAILFRAVNGHPLYRISDDIQHKNFNSLGNIYANFNLLQGLNFRSSLNYLYRRGDDTNYQAVDHNMGPN; encoded by the coding sequence ATGAAAAATCTTGTACCACGACATGTTATAAGCCTGGTCAGGGGATGTACTAATGCCTTGCTTATTCAATTGTTAACCATTGGGCTCCTTATAGCAGGAGAAACGAATGGTAAATCAGCTAAAACAGATCAAAGGATGGACGCAGAATCTTTTGAAGATTCAAAATTTGAAAATGGATTATCTCTAAAGGAAATACCGTCAGGTTTACATTTTGATTTTTCCAATAGTGAAATGGCTGAATTACCATTAAATCCAGAGAATTTAGAAAGCCCTTGGGCTGATATTGAGGTTTCCGGAACCGTCACTGATGCCAATGGTACTCCAATACCCGGCGCAACCATTTCTGTTCCGGGATCGGCGATAGGAACAGCAACAGACTTAGATGGTAAGTATGCTTTGTCTGTTCCTGAAGGGGCGACACTGATTTTTTCCTTTATTGGATTTGAATCACAAAGGGTTGTGGTAAGTAACCAAAGTGTAATAGACGTGATATTGAATGAAGACTTGGCATCGTTGGAAGAAGTGGTCGTGGTAGGTTATGGTACACAGCAAAAAAGTCACTTGACAGGATCTGTTGGATCCTTGGAAATGGATCAAGAATTAAGTAGCAGGCCAATGGTAGAATTTGGACAAGCTCTATATGGGAAGATTGCCGGCGTTCAGGTGATCAATAGCAATGGACTTCCCGGAGGTTCAAGTACAATTCAAATAAGAGGAATAAATTCTATTTCTGCCAATAGTTCTCCATTAATTGTAATTGATGGAATTCCCTTACCCAATTATGACTTAAACTTGATTAATCCTTCAGACATAGCGTCAATAGAAATACTGAAAGATGCAGCTTCGGCAGCAATTTATGGTTCAAGGGGTGCTAATGGAGTAGTTTTGGTGACAACCAAAAGTGGGAAGTCCGGTAAAGGAAAGGTAACTATCAATTATTCTTATGGATTACAGGAAAAGATTGATAAAATCGAAGTCATGAATTCAGCTCAATATGCCCAAGCATCTATAGATGCAGCTCAAAATGGATGGGTAGAGTCAGGAGGTGATCCTAACGCACCCAATACTGTGGAAGCAAGAGGGCATTACAAATATACTTGGCCGGAAGCTTTTAATAATCCAGAAAGTTTGCCCAATACGGATTGGCAAGACTTGATTTTTAGAGTGGCCCCTATGCAAAGAGTTGATATTAATGTTTCCGGAGGAAATGAAAATACAAACTATTTAATTTCAGGTGGATACGTAAATCAAGAAGGTATAGTAATTAATTCTGATTATAAAAAATACTCCTTAAACTTAAAGGTTTCTTCTAAAGTTGCTGATTGGGCAGAGATTGGAGGAATGTTGAATGTTGTATACGATCATGAGAATGAACCATACAATAGGATTGTGGAATGGGCAGTTCAATATCCCCAAGTATTTCCAGTATATGGGAACAATGGTTATTTGGGTGAACCTTCCACAACAAGTGGTTATGAAAATTATGGCGCAATACTCTTTAGAGCAGTTAATGGCCATCCCCTATATAGAATAAGTGACGACATTCAGCATAAAAATTTTAACAGCTTAGGAAATATTTATGCCAACTTTAACCTGCTTCAAGGTTTAAATTTCAGGTCTTCACTTAATTATTTATATAGGAGAGGAGATGATACCAATTATCAGGCAGTTGATCACAATATGGGGCCTAATTAG
- a CDS encoding transposase, translating into MKDTAQLQIFKDFDGYSPKYHFFKNSLFGQIKDSIPWDELAGCLPAENTGPGAPRWFDAKGMFGMMFLKAYLNVSDRQLIERFNTDYSLQLFCGKLLAEDKQIRDYTLMTGIRAYIEDHCEWEQVQSVLLNHWKKDVNNSHVLLMDATCYESYIRFPTDVKLLWECCEWVFEKQLFRLCKILKTKRPRSKYREQKIKQLVYFRKRRNTHKETLRRRKSLVYLLEKGIEQLQQIMDMFRGECMRPEDFACLRTIKKILVQQTFLLTHKPSELKDRIVSLHKPYVRPIVRGKENKPVEFGMKVHMLQVDGLSFIDKMSFRNFNECKRLKISVVKHKTVFKGTTQLGADRIYATNENRRYCTGNSIFTCFPKKGPKNHSKAEKILSSEISKQRATVTEGIFGTHKDHYGLRKIKVRGEKREKLMVLFATMAANAVKIAKKRNQEEPAPREKAA; encoded by the coding sequence ATGAAAGATACAGCGCAACTACAGATTTTCAAAGACTTCGACGGATATTCTCCAAAATATCATTTTTTTAAGAATTCGTTGTTTGGCCAGATAAAAGATTCCATCCCCTGGGATGAGCTCGCAGGATGTCTTCCGGCAGAGAATACAGGTCCGGGCGCTCCCAGGTGGTTTGATGCCAAGGGAATGTTTGGCATGATGTTCCTCAAAGCCTACCTCAATGTCAGCGACAGACAGCTCATCGAAAGGTTCAATACAGATTACAGTTTGCAGCTGTTCTGCGGCAAACTTCTGGCCGAGGACAAACAGATCAGGGATTATACCCTTATGACAGGGATAAGGGCCTATATTGAAGATCACTGTGAATGGGAACAGGTTCAGTCAGTACTGCTCAACCACTGGAAAAAGGATGTGAACAATTCCCATGTACTTCTCATGGATGCCACCTGCTACGAGAGCTATATCCGCTTTCCTACCGATGTGAAACTTTTGTGGGAGTGCTGTGAATGGGTGTTTGAAAAGCAACTTTTCAGGTTGTGCAAGATCCTGAAGACCAAAAGGCCGCGTTCTAAATACCGGGAACAGAAGATTAAGCAGCTTGTCTATTTCAGGAAAAGGAGGAATACCCATAAAGAGACGCTTCGCAGAAGGAAATCGCTGGTCTACCTGTTGGAAAAAGGAATCGAGCAACTTCAGCAAATAATGGATATGTTCAGGGGAGAATGTATGAGGCCGGAAGATTTTGCCTGTTTGAGAACCATCAAGAAAATTCTGGTACAGCAGACATTTTTGTTGACCCACAAACCATCTGAGCTCAAAGACAGGATCGTTTCCCTTCACAAACCCTATGTCAGGCCAATAGTAAGGGGAAAAGAAAACAAACCCGTGGAGTTCGGAATGAAGGTACACATGCTGCAGGTCGACGGGCTCTCTTTTATAGATAAGATGAGTTTCAGAAACTTCAATGAATGTAAAAGGCTGAAAATCTCCGTGGTGAAACACAAAACAGTTTTCAAGGGAACAACACAGCTTGGCGCAGACCGAATATATGCCACCAACGAAAACAGAAGATACTGTACCGGAAACAGCATATTCACCTGCTTCCCCAAAAAGGGTCCTAAAAACCACTCCAAAGCTGAAAAAATACTCAGCAGCGAAATATCAAAGCAAAGGGCAACGGTAACGGAAGGTATTTTCGGAACCCACAAAGATCATTACGGGCTTAGAAAAATTAAAGTCCGGGGAGAAAAACGGGAGAAGCTGATGGTGCTTTTTGCAACCATGGCGGCCAACGCGGTAAAAATCGCAAAGAAAAGAAACCAGGAGGAGCCTGCACCAAGAGAGAAGGCAGCCTAA
- a CDS encoding SusC/RagA family TonB-linked outer membrane protein — MKICSCAVSFIVFYSATLKYKKENPEKSFKQPNSGFLCYIFVIYSTGYQAINKSARSPNYITEGAMTVNQNNRMNYNWQNLLTYEKAFEGHEFSIMLGNEYFKDNYYFTSAQRRGFNNDLVPYLSGGQNIFQASDNATERVLISYFSRVTYNYKGKYLASASYRRDGSSRFGPNKKWGSFPSLSLGWIMSDEIFMNSIEPVSHFKWRASYGFTGNDQFADYRWIGSMAQGRMALGNSLGASYYPSDFSNPDLEWERTRQVNMGLDLGLFEGRFSLEADYYISKSDGLLLDVPVPSVTGFTNVFRNIGKLENKGLELNLSSHNLTGEFSWTTQLNFSRNRNKVVELGEDDAPMIYNAGFGMQSINKVGHPVYNFYGYQYDGVYMTQEEADSDPARYESAMAGDGKYADVNGDDVLNSDDRTIIGNYAPDFTWGVTNNFSYKGFDLSFLFQGVQGSEVFDNNIHRSMQYHEGRNYYHEMVDRWRSEEDPGDGYHYKLTVDLDGLERTASSYWIVDGSYLRLKSLTFGYTFQPELLQRMKLGSLRVYFNGMNMLTVKQSPIFDPENFNGGAAEAQRRGVAHSPYPSAKIYTLGVNVGF, encoded by the coding sequence TTGAAAATCTGTAGTTGCGCTGTATCTTTCATAGTATTTTATTCTGCAACCTTAAAATACAAAAAAGAAAACCCCGAAAAAAGCTTTAAACAGCCAAATTCGGGGTTTTTATGTTATATTTTTGTTATTTATTCTACTGGTTATCAAGCAATTAATAAATCAGCAAGAAGCCCTAATTACATCACCGAAGGGGCGATGACGGTCAACCAAAATAATCGAATGAACTACAATTGGCAAAATCTTTTAACATATGAGAAGGCCTTTGAGGGACATGAATTCTCTATCATGTTAGGCAATGAATATTTCAAGGATAATTATTATTTTACAAGCGCACAAAGAAGGGGGTTCAATAATGACTTAGTACCGTACCTTAGTGGAGGACAAAACATCTTCCAAGCCAGTGACAACGCCACAGAGAGGGTTTTGATTTCCTATTTTTCAAGAGTAACCTACAATTATAAAGGGAAATATTTAGCATCTGCAAGTTATAGGAGAGATGGATCATCCCGTTTTGGCCCAAATAAAAAGTGGGGCTCGTTTCCAAGTTTGTCTTTGGGTTGGATAATGTCAGATGAAATTTTCATGAATAGCATCGAGCCTGTGAGTCATTTTAAATGGAGAGCAAGCTATGGTTTTACAGGGAACGATCAGTTTGCTGATTATAGATGGATAGGTTCCATGGCACAAGGGCGGATGGCATTAGGCAACAGTCTAGGGGCTTCTTATTATCCTTCAGATTTTAGCAATCCGGATCTTGAATGGGAAAGGACCCGACAAGTGAATATGGGATTGGATTTGGGACTTTTTGAGGGGAGGTTTTCTTTAGAAGCCGATTATTACATTTCCAAATCTGACGGGCTATTGCTAGATGTACCCGTACCATCAGTAACAGGGTTCACAAATGTTTTTAGGAATATTGGAAAACTAGAAAACAAAGGTTTAGAATTAAATTTAAGTTCTCATAATTTGACTGGTGAGTTTTCTTGGACTACTCAATTGAATTTTTCCAGAAACCGAAATAAAGTAGTGGAACTTGGGGAGGACGATGCTCCTATGATTTATAATGCAGGTTTTGGAATGCAATCTATCAATAAAGTAGGTCATCCGGTTTATAACTTTTATGGTTACCAATATGATGGGGTATACATGACCCAAGAAGAAGCGGATTCTGATCCAGCGAGATATGAATCTGCCATGGCAGGGGATGGAAAATATGCGGATGTCAATGGCGACGATGTTCTCAATTCTGATGATAGAACCATCATCGGAAATTACGCGCCGGATTTTACTTGGGGAGTTACAAATAACTTTAGTTATAAAGGCTTTGACCTTAGTTTTTTGTTTCAGGGAGTTCAGGGAAGTGAAGTTTTTGATAACAATATTCACCGATCTATGCAATACCATGAGGGCAGGAATTATTACCATGAGATGGTGGACAGGTGGCGGTCGGAGGAAGACCCAGGGGATGGTTATCATTATAAATTGACGGTGGATCTTGATGGCTTAGAAAGAACGGCATCTAGCTATTGGATAGTGGACGGGTCTTATTTGAGATTAAAAAGCCTCACCTTCGGCTACACATTCCAGCCGGAACTCTTGCAAAGGATGAAGTTGGGTTCTTTAAGGGTTTACTTCAATGGAATGAATATGTTGACGGTGAAACAAAGCCCAATATTTGATCCGGAGAATTTTAATGGTGGTGCGGCAGAAGCTCAAAGAAGAGGTGTGGCTCATTCTCCCTACCCATCTGCTAAAATTTATACTTTGGGAGTAAACGTTGGCTTTTAA